In the Ctenopharyngodon idella isolate HZGC_01 chromosome 4, HZGC01, whole genome shotgun sequence genome, one interval contains:
- the LOC127511227 gene encoding gastrula zinc finger protein XlCGF57.1-like — protein sequence MRIHTGEKRFTCHQCEISFTLKKSLNRHMKIHTGEKPYTCPQCGKGFDQRVNLKVHMRDHTGEKPYMCTQCGKSFFQKGHFKEHLRIHTGESHFICQQCGKRFTQKGSLNRHMRIHIGEKPFTCPQCGKRFTQHGNLEVHMVVHTGEKLYTCQQCGKCFNRKGNLNAHMRVHTAESLFTCQQCGKGFTLKGSLKKHMSIHTREEPYTCPQCGKSFNEKGHFKVHLRIHSGEKPYMCLQCGKSFNEKGHFEDHMKIHTVEKSFTCKQCGISFNHKGNLDRHMRIHSGEKPFKCGHCEETFRYKVTLKYHIRVHV from the coding sequence atgagaattcacactggagagaaacgtTTCACCTGTCATCAGTGTGAAATAAGTTTCACTCTGAAAAAAAGCCTTAACAGAcacatgaaaattcacactggagagaagccttacacatgccctcagtgtggaaagggtTTTGATCAGCGTGtaaaccttaaagtccacatgagagatcacactggagagaaaccctacatgtgcactcagtgtggaaagagtttctttCAAAAAGGACACTTTAAAGAACAcctgagaattcacactggagagagccaTTTCatctgccaacagtgtggaaagagattcactcaaaaaggaagtcttaacaggcacatgagaattcacattggagagaagcctttcacctgccctcagtgtggaaagagattCACTCAACATGGAAACCTTGAAGTCCACATGgtagttcacactggagagaagcttTACacttgccaacagtgtggaaaatgtTTCAACCGAAAAGGAAATCTTAATGCTCatatgagagttcacactgcaGAGAGCcttttcacctgccaacagtgtggaaaaggTTTCACTCTGAAAGGAAGTCTTAAAAAGCACATGAGCATTCACACCAGAGAAGAGCCTTATacatgccctcagtgtggaaagagtttcaatgAAAAAGGACACTTTAAAGTCCACTTGAGAATTCACTCTGGAGAGAAACCCTATATGTGccttcagtgtggaaagagtttcaatgAAAAAGGACACTTTGAAGACcacatgaaaattcacactGTAGAGAAGTCTTTCACCTGCAAACAATGTGGAATAAGTTTCAATCATAAAGGAAACCTTGACaggcacatgagaattcactcTGGAGAGAAACCATTTAAATGCGGTCACTGTGAAGAGACTTTCAGATATAAAGTGACCCTCAAGTACCACATCAGGGTTCATGtatga